The following proteins come from a genomic window of Mycobacterium sp. DL:
- a CDS encoding ABC transporter ATP-binding protein: protein MTEQGTRLAVEISGLSKSFGRTKALDGLDLAVAPGDVAGFLGPNGAGKSTTLRVLLGLLRADSGTVRLLGGDPWRDAVKLHRRIAYVPGDVTLWPNLTGMQAINFLADLRGRSAVDTKRRDDLIERFELDPHKKARTYSKGNRQKVAIVAAFSTRSELFVLDEPTSGLDPLMEHAFQQCVREVADQGAAVLLSSHILAEVEKLCRTVTIVRAGRTVRSGTLEQMRHLMHTTITARTRGDGRALERAPYVHDLRAQDGRLHFSVDRDDLDRAMSDLTGLGIEELTVSPASLEDMFLREYQGTGR from the coding sequence ATGACTGAGCAGGGCACCAGACTCGCCGTCGAGATCAGCGGCCTGTCGAAATCGTTCGGGCGCACCAAGGCTCTCGACGGCCTCGACCTCGCTGTCGCCCCCGGCGACGTGGCCGGCTTCCTCGGCCCCAACGGGGCGGGCAAGTCCACCACACTGCGAGTTCTCCTCGGGCTGCTTCGCGCCGACAGCGGCACCGTGCGACTGTTGGGCGGCGACCCCTGGCGTGACGCGGTGAAACTGCATCGTCGGATCGCCTATGTGCCAGGTGATGTCACGCTGTGGCCCAACCTCACCGGAATGCAGGCGATCAATTTCCTCGCCGACCTCCGGGGCAGAAGCGCCGTCGACACCAAGCGCAGAGACGACCTGATCGAGCGCTTCGAACTCGATCCACACAAGAAAGCCCGCACCTATTCCAAGGGCAACCGGCAGAAGGTGGCGATCGTCGCCGCCTTCAGCACCCGCAGCGAGCTGTTCGTCCTCGACGAACCGACTTCAGGCCTGGATCCGTTGATGGAGCACGCGTTTCAGCAGTGTGTCCGCGAAGTCGCGGACCAGGGTGCGGCAGTGCTGCTGTCCAGCCACATCCTGGCCGAAGTCGAAAAGCTCTGCCGCACCGTGACGATCGTGCGGGCGGGCCGGACGGTCCGGTCCGGGACGCTGGAGCAGATGCGGCATCTGATGCACACCACCATCACCGCACGCACCCGCGGCGACGGCCGCGCCCTGGAGCGGGCACCGTACGTCCACGATCTTCGCGCACAGGACGGTCGACTGCACTTCTCCGTGGACCGCGACGACCTCGACCGGGCGATGTCCGACCTGACCGGCTTGGGCATCGAGGAACTGACCGTATCGCCGGCCTCTCTCGAGGACATGTTCCTGCGGGAGTACCAGGGGACGGGCCGATGA
- a CDS encoding lytic murein transglycosylase, whose protein sequence is MHIGGRSTLRAAGRRAGRVARMPAVGVAAVLTPLVLAGAVGASAPSTVTATRDSAVMPLAAVERTPGDESGVSVVAVTKTPTPVRIAASAASSPPPAAVVNSPGTLRIPSMALSAYRNAESMMAAAYPGCGVSWNLLAGIGRIESMHAYGATDARGNAVRPIYGPALDGTLPGNEVIVQSRSADRVTYARAMGPMQFLPGTWSRYASDGDGDGKADVQNVFDASLAAARYLCSGGLNLRDQSDVMAAILRYNNSMAYARNVLSWAASYATGVVPVDLPPINGSVPALGSGSSDSGSTHLESTRGQGLGPGMPLNATGLPANDPLSLIPLMERTDAASQISTNLPGFAPGQSLGPLPGPAPAPQAAPQPVAPPPAWLPPWVQPPPQQQPECAVFCIQSTAPPAAPPAPAGLPGPAVPVAQPLLPPGPPAPVAPPPPGPLPAAPGPAPGPVG, encoded by the coding sequence GTGCATATAGGGGGACGTTCAACCCTCCGAGCAGCGGGGCGGCGTGCGGGACGCGTTGCCCGCATGCCGGCCGTCGGCGTGGCCGCCGTGCTCACCCCCCTGGTGCTGGCGGGCGCCGTCGGAGCATCGGCGCCGTCCACTGTCACGGCGACCCGCGATTCCGCGGTGATGCCCCTGGCCGCCGTGGAGCGCACACCCGGAGACGAGTCCGGCGTATCGGTGGTGGCGGTCACCAAGACACCGACGCCGGTACGCATCGCCGCGAGCGCCGCGTCCTCACCACCCCCCGCAGCGGTGGTGAATTCCCCCGGGACACTTCGCATTCCGTCGATGGCGCTGTCGGCCTACCGCAACGCCGAGAGCATGATGGCAGCCGCCTACCCGGGCTGCGGTGTGAGCTGGAACCTGCTGGCCGGTATCGGCCGGATCGAGTCGATGCACGCTTACGGGGCCACCGACGCGCGGGGCAATGCGGTGCGGCCGATCTACGGGCCCGCGCTGGACGGCACGCTGCCCGGCAACGAGGTCATCGTGCAGAGTCGCAGCGCCGACCGCGTCACCTACGCCCGGGCGATGGGCCCGATGCAGTTCCTGCCCGGCACCTGGTCGCGCTACGCGTCAGACGGCGACGGTGACGGCAAGGCCGACGTACAGAACGTCTTCGACGCGTCGCTGGCGGCGGCCCGCTACCTGTGCAGCGGAGGGTTGAACCTGCGCGACCAGTCCGATGTGATGGCCGCGATACTGCGCTACAACAACTCGATGGCCTACGCCCGCAATGTGCTGAGCTGGGCGGCGTCCTACGCAACGGGTGTCGTGCCTGTCGACCTGCCCCCGATCAACGGGTCCGTACCGGCCCTCGGCAGCGGCAGCAGCGACAGCGGGAGCACGCACCTCGAGAGCACCCGGGGCCAGGGCCTCGGACCGGGAATGCCGTTGAATGCCACCGGCTTGCCGGCGAACGATCCGCTGTCGCTGATACCGCTCATGGAGCGCACCGACGCGGCCAGCCAGATCTCCACCAACCTGCCGGGATTCGCTCCGGGGCAATCGCTGGGCCCGCTGCCCGGCCCGGCACCCGCGCCGCAGGCCGCACCGCAGCCGGTGGCCCCGCCGCCGGCCTGGCTGCCTCCGTGGGTGCAACCGCCGCCGCAGCAGCAGCCGGAGTGCGCCGTGTTCTGCATCCAGAGCACCGCACCGCCGGCCGCACCTCCCGCCCCGGCGGGCCTGCCCGGACCGGCCGTTCCGGTGGCCCAACCGTTGCTTCCGCCGGGGCCGCCTGCACCGGTGGCTCCGCCGCCGCCCGGCCCGCTACCAGCCGCTCCGGGACCCGCGCCCGGCCCCGTGGGCTGA
- the tatB gene encoding Sec-independent protein translocase protein TatB, with protein MFANVGWGEMLVLVIAGLVILGPERLPGAIRWTSGALRQARDYISGATSQLRDDFGPEFEDLREPLSELQKLRGMTPRAALTKHLLDGDDSIFTGKFDGAQRPAEKPQSAGGPAEAAATAVTKQPVTKQPEPSAATPFDSDAT; from the coding sequence ATGTTCGCCAACGTCGGTTGGGGCGAGATGTTGGTCCTGGTGATCGCCGGTTTGGTGATCCTCGGGCCGGAACGGCTACCAGGAGCGATCCGCTGGACATCCGGGGCGCTGCGTCAGGCGCGGGACTACATCAGCGGTGCCACCAGCCAGTTGCGCGACGACTTCGGTCCGGAGTTCGAGGATCTGAGGGAGCCGCTGTCCGAGTTGCAGAAGCTCAGGGGCATGACGCCACGTGCGGCGCTGACCAAACATCTTCTCGACGGCGACGATTCGATCTTCACCGGCAAGTTCGACGGGGCGCAACGCCCCGCTGAGAAGCCGCAGTCGGCGGGCGGTCCGGCCGAGGCCGCCGCCACGGCTGTCACGAAACAGCCTGTCACGAAGCAACCCGAACCCTCGGCGGCCACTCCGTTCGACAGCGACGCCACCTAG
- a CDS encoding O-methyltransferase: MASTDEPVVGSGDSGARASQAEAIVAHAEHSISEDAIVAAARERAVDIGAGAVTPAVGALLCVLAKLTRAKAVVEVGTGAGVSGLWLLSGMRDDGVLTTIDVEPEHQRIAKQAYTEAGVGPGRTRLISGRAQEVLTRLADETYDLVFIDADPADQPQFVVEGVRLLRPGGAIVVHRAALGGRAGDASANDSEVGAVREAARLIAEDERLTPVLIPLGDGLLAAARD, from the coding sequence ATGGCCAGCACCGACGAGCCCGTGGTCGGCTCCGGCGACTCCGGGGCGAGGGCGAGTCAGGCGGAGGCGATCGTCGCCCACGCCGAACACTCGATCTCCGAGGACGCCATCGTCGCGGCGGCACGCGAACGCGCGGTGGACATCGGCGCGGGGGCGGTGACCCCGGCGGTCGGCGCTCTTCTCTGCGTCCTGGCCAAGCTGACCCGGGCGAAAGCGGTGGTCGAGGTCGGTACCGGCGCGGGAGTCAGCGGCCTCTGGCTGCTGTCGGGAATGCGCGACGACGGGGTTCTGACGACCATCGACGTCGAACCCGAACACCAGCGCATCGCCAAACAGGCCTACACCGAGGCGGGAGTCGGACCGGGCCGCACCAGGCTGATCAGCGGCCGCGCCCAGGAGGTCCTCACCCGACTGGCCGACGAGACCTACGACCTGGTGTTCATCGACGCCGACCCGGCCGACCAGCCGCAGTTCGTCGTCGAGGGGGTGCGACTGCTCCGCCCGGGAGGCGCCATCGTCGTGCATCGCGCCGCCCTGGGCGGGCGGGCCGGCGATGCGTCGGCCAACGACAGCGAGGTCGGCGCGGTGCGTGAGGCGGCCAGGCTGATCGCCGAGGACGAGCGACTCACCCCCGTGCTGATCCCGTTGGGCGACGGCTTGCTCGCCGCCGCCCGCGACTGA
- a CDS encoding P-loop NTPase gives MSPTPTDLESSVRAALAKVIDPELRRPITDVGMVKSVTAEADGSVHVEVYLTTSACPKKTEITDSVSRAVSDVPGTGAVKVTLDVMNDEQRAELRKQLRGDSREPVIPFAQPGSLTRVYAVASGKGGVGKSSVTVNLAAAMAARGLSVGLLDADIYGHSVPRMMGTADRPTQVDSMILPPVAHDVRVISIAMFTQGNTPVVWRGPMLHRALQQFLADVYWGDLDVLLLDLPPGTGDIAISVSQLIPGAEILVVTTPQLAAAEVAERAGAIALQTRQRIVGVVENMSGLLLPDGTTMQIFGEGGGAKVAESLTRAVGADVPLLGQVPLDPALVTAGDSGVPLVLSAPDSVAGKALRGIADALSSRKRGLAGMSLGLDPAGR, from the coding sequence ATGTCCCCAACTCCGACTGACCTCGAATCCTCGGTGCGCGCCGCGCTGGCCAAGGTGATCGACCCCGAACTGCGGCGCCCGATCACCGACGTCGGCATGGTCAAGAGCGTCACCGCCGAAGCCGACGGATCCGTGCACGTCGAGGTGTACCTGACCACGTCGGCATGCCCGAAGAAAACCGAGATCACCGACAGCGTCAGCCGGGCCGTCAGCGACGTCCCCGGTACCGGCGCGGTCAAGGTGACCCTCGACGTCATGAACGACGAACAGCGCGCCGAACTCCGCAAGCAATTACGTGGCGATTCCCGGGAACCGGTGATCCCCTTCGCCCAGCCCGGTTCGCTGACCCGCGTGTATGCCGTCGCATCCGGCAAGGGCGGTGTCGGCAAGTCCAGCGTCACCGTGAACCTGGCCGCCGCGATGGCCGCACGCGGTCTGTCCGTCGGACTCCTCGACGCCGACATCTACGGGCACTCGGTGCCCAGGATGATGGGCACCGCCGACCGCCCGACCCAGGTCGACTCGATGATCCTGCCGCCCGTCGCCCACGACGTCCGGGTGATCTCCATCGCGATGTTCACCCAGGGCAACACGCCGGTGGTGTGGCGAGGGCCGATGCTGCACCGCGCGCTTCAGCAGTTCCTCGCCGACGTCTACTGGGGTGATCTGGACGTTCTGCTGCTGGACCTCCCGCCGGGCACCGGCGACATCGCGATCTCGGTGTCACAGTTGATTCCCGGCGCGGAGATCCTGGTCGTCACGACGCCGCAACTGGCCGCCGCCGAGGTGGCCGAGCGTGCCGGCGCGATCGCGCTGCAGACCCGGCAGCGCATCGTCGGCGTGGTGGAGAACATGTCCGGGCTGCTGCTGCCCGACGGAACCACGATGCAGATCTTCGGCGAAGGCGGCGGCGCCAAGGTCGCCGAGTCCTTGACGAGGGCGGTCGGCGCGGATGTGCCACTGCTGGGTCAGGTGCCGCTCGACCCCGCGCTGGTGACGGCGGGAGATTCCGGTGTCCCGCTGGTGTTGTCCGCCCCGGACTCCGTGGCCGGCAAGGCGCTGCGCGGCATCGCCGATGCGCTGTCGAGTCGCAAGCGCGGTCTGGCCGGTATGTCGCTCGGCCTCGATCCCGCAGGCCGCTAG
- a CDS encoding CoA ester lyase, translated as MDNRYRPRRTCLSVPGSSVKMIQKAKTLPADEVFLDLEDAVAPGAKTQARAQVAAALGEPGWAGQLRGVRVNDWTTPWTHADIIDVVAGAGASLDVVVLPKVTDVSHVHALDLLLSQLEATHGLPVGRIGIEAQIEDARGLTHIDAIADAPRVQALVLGPADLMASLNMRTLEVGEQPEGYDVGDAYHHVLMRILVAARAHGIAAIDGPYLRVRDTDAFRRVAGRSAALGYDGKWVLHPDQIAAGNTIYSPRQEAYDRAELILEAYEWHTSGAGGARGAVMLGDEMIDEASRKMALVVAGKGRAAGMQRHGEPFQPPG; from the coding sequence GTGGATAACCGGTATCGACCCCGGCGGACGTGCCTGTCCGTGCCGGGCAGCAGCGTCAAGATGATCCAGAAGGCCAAGACACTGCCCGCCGACGAGGTGTTCCTGGATCTCGAGGACGCCGTCGCCCCGGGCGCGAAAACGCAAGCGCGCGCACAGGTCGCGGCCGCCCTCGGTGAGCCCGGCTGGGCCGGCCAGTTGCGTGGCGTCCGCGTCAACGACTGGACGACGCCGTGGACTCACGCCGACATCATCGACGTGGTGGCGGGAGCGGGCGCGTCCCTCGACGTCGTGGTGCTGCCGAAGGTGACCGATGTCTCGCACGTGCATGCCCTGGATCTGCTCCTCAGCCAGCTCGAGGCCACCCACGGTCTGCCGGTGGGGCGGATCGGTATCGAGGCACAGATCGAGGACGCCAGGGGCCTCACCCACATCGACGCGATCGCCGATGCGCCACGTGTGCAGGCGCTGGTGCTCGGCCCCGCCGATCTGATGGCGAGCCTGAACATGCGCACGCTCGAGGTGGGTGAGCAGCCCGAGGGATACGACGTCGGCGACGCGTACCACCATGTGCTGATGCGGATTCTGGTCGCCGCGCGTGCCCACGGCATCGCCGCGATCGACGGGCCCTATCTGAGGGTCCGCGACACCGACGCCTTCCGCCGGGTGGCGGGCCGGTCAGCCGCGCTGGGCTACGACGGCAAATGGGTGCTGCACCCCGACCAGATCGCGGCGGGCAACACGATCTACAGCCCGCGACAGGAAGCCTACGATCGCGCGGAGCTCATCCTGGAGGCCTACGAGTGGCACACCTCGGGGGCCGGTGGCGCGAGGGGAGCGGTGATGCTCGGCGACGAGATGATCGACGAGGCCAGCCGCAAGATGGCACTCGTCGTCGCCGGTAAGGGCCGCGCCGCGGGCATGCAGCGCCACGGCGAGCCGTTCCAGCCGCCCGGCTAG
- the sigE gene encoding RNA polymerase sigma factor SigE: MSHRVVDIEPSVTDDRGTHDLEDPTTTTQIGPAAAPVAAPVSMAHLEQFTDGEWVEPTDELTGTAVFDATGDKAAMPSWDELVRQHADRVYRLAYRLSGSQHDAEDLTQETFIRVFRSVQNYQPGTFEGWLHRITTNLFLDMVRRRGRIRMEALPEDYDRVPADEPNPEQIYHDSRLGPDLQAALDSLPPEFRAAVVLCDIEGLSYEEIGATLGVKLGTVRSRIHRGRQALREHLARHSDAGTAEGFRAIAKSA; the protein is encoded by the coding sequence ATGTCGCACCGCGTTGTCGATATCGAGCCGTCGGTCACCGACGACCGCGGCACTCATGACTTGGAGGATCCGACGACCACCACCCAGATAGGCCCAGCTGCCGCTCCCGTGGCCGCACCTGTGTCGATGGCGCATCTCGAGCAGTTCACCGATGGCGAATGGGTCGAGCCGACCGACGAGTTGACCGGCACGGCGGTGTTCGACGCAACCGGAGACAAAGCGGCGATGCCGAGCTGGGACGAACTCGTCCGCCAGCATGCCGACCGCGTATATCGACTGGCGTATCGCCTGTCCGGCAGTCAGCACGACGCGGAGGACCTCACCCAGGAGACCTTCATCAGGGTGTTCCGGTCGGTGCAGAACTACCAGCCCGGCACATTCGAGGGCTGGTTGCACCGCATCACCACGAACCTGTTCCTCGACATGGTCCGCCGCCGCGGCCGCATCCGCATGGAAGCGCTGCCTGAGGACTACGACCGGGTTCCGGCCGACGAGCCGAACCCCGAGCAGATCTACCACGACTCCCGGCTGGGGCCGGACCTGCAGGCGGCACTGGATTCGCTTCCCCCGGAGTTCCGCGCGGCGGTGGTGTTGTGCGACATCGAAGGTCTGTCCTACGAGGAGATCGGCGCGACTCTCGGCGTCAAGCTGGGAACGGTTCGCAGCCGCATCCACCGGGGGCGGCAGGCGCTGCGTGAGCATTTGGCGCGCCATTCCGACGCCGGTACCGCGGAGGGTTTCCGCGCCATCGCCAAGTCGGCCTGA
- a CDS encoding DUF1003 domain-containing protein gives MSESSARQRLDTPRISRSFAPRLDVEAVGRVSEQFARFLGTGRYLAIQTILVIVWILLNIGAFAWQWDPYPFILLNLAFSTQAAYAAPLILLAQNRQENRDRVALEEDRRRAEQTKADTEYLARELAALRLAVGELTTRDYLRRELEEIRDLIGELQQPTGTESSGRQASERRSKKKG, from the coding sequence ATGAGCGAATCGTCGGCACGCCAGCGCCTCGACACGCCCCGGATCTCCCGGTCGTTCGCCCCGCGACTGGACGTCGAGGCGGTCGGCCGGGTCAGCGAACAATTCGCCCGCTTCCTCGGCACGGGTCGCTACCTGGCGATCCAGACGATTCTGGTGATCGTCTGGATCCTGCTCAACATCGGGGCCTTCGCCTGGCAGTGGGATCCCTACCCGTTCATCCTGCTCAACCTCGCGTTCTCCACCCAGGCTGCATATGCCGCACCCCTGATCCTGCTCGCCCAGAACCGGCAGGAGAACCGCGACCGCGTCGCTCTCGAAGAGGACCGCAGGCGTGCCGAGCAGACCAAGGCCGATACCGAGTACCTGGCGCGCGAACTGGCCGCGCTGCGGCTTGCCGTCGGCGAACTCACCACCCGCGACTACCTGCGCCGCGAACTGGAGGAGATCCGCGACCTGATCGGCGAATTGCAGCAACCGACCGGCACCGAGTCCTCGGGCAGGCAGGCCTCCGAGCGGCGCTCCAAGAAAAAGGGGTGA
- the rseA gene encoding anti-sigma E factor RseA: MVDPGHAFRRAFSWLPSQFASQSEGPVGPRQFGSTEHLSTEAVAAFVDGELRMTAHLRAAHHLSLCPECAWEVDAQRQARTALRDSCPVAMPSSLLGLLSQIPHHAPDEVQEPAEAPQLADGVERTRRKRR, from the coding sequence ATGGTCGATCCCGGACATGCCTTCCGGCGCGCCTTCTCGTGGCTGCCCTCTCAGTTCGCCTCGCAGAGCGAGGGACCCGTCGGTCCGCGCCAGTTCGGGTCCACCGAGCATCTGTCGACCGAGGCTGTCGCGGCATTCGTCGACGGCGAATTGCGGATGACCGCCCACCTGCGCGCAGCCCATCATCTTTCGTTGTGTCCAGAGTGCGCGTGGGAGGTCGACGCGCAGCGGCAGGCACGAACCGCGCTGCGGGACTCCTGCCCGGTGGCGATGCCGAGTTCTTTGCTGGGCCTGCTGTCTCAGATCCCGCACCATGCTCCGGACGAGGTTCAGGAGCCGGCCGAAGCCCCACAGCTGGCTGACGGCGTGGAGCGCACCCGTCGCAAGCGTCGGTAG
- a CDS encoding trypsin-like peptidase domain-containing protein, translating into MSNLDESGRERLEPRPVSRPPVDPAAQRAFGRPAGVDGSFTGAGQYRDQGEYTPKDQAPDPVLAQAFGRTPGESLQRHPTDAGALDAERDDSADDFDDPWRNPGAAAGLGTPAFVPTAQAAPTEVPGKLGVRDVIFGRRVSFTALAVLGIVALVIGVAGGLVGRKTAEVVEAFTTSKVTLETSDRPHLPPGRFTEVAAAVADSVVTIEASSDTEGSQGSGVVVDGRGYVVTNNHVISEAATNPSKYKLAVVFNDGTEVPANLVGRDPKTDLAVLKVDNVDNLVVARMGDSEKLQVGEEVIAAGAPLGLRSTVTTGIVSALNRPVPLSGDGSDTDTVIDGVQTDASINHGNSGGPLINMNAEVIGINTAGKSLSDSASGLGFAIPVNEVKQVVETLIEAGKISHPTLGLTARSVSNDVSKGAQIANVTAGGPAERAGILENDVVVKVGDREVADADEFVVAVRQLRIGEAAPIEVVRDGRNVTLEVTPGPDTST; encoded by the coding sequence GTGAGCAATCTGGATGAGTCCGGTCGGGAGCGTCTCGAACCGCGTCCCGTGTCGCGTCCTCCTGTCGATCCGGCAGCCCAGCGAGCGTTCGGCAGGCCCGCGGGTGTGGACGGCTCGTTCACCGGTGCCGGCCAGTACCGCGATCAGGGCGAGTACACGCCCAAAGACCAAGCTCCCGACCCCGTGCTGGCCCAGGCGTTCGGCCGTACCCCCGGAGAGTCACTCCAGCGGCATCCCACCGACGCCGGTGCGCTCGACGCGGAACGCGACGACAGCGCCGACGATTTTGACGATCCGTGGCGCAACCCGGGCGCCGCAGCAGGACTGGGGACTCCCGCCTTCGTGCCGACCGCCCAGGCGGCGCCCACAGAAGTGCCCGGCAAGCTGGGCGTCCGCGATGTGATCTTCGGCCGCAGGGTCTCCTTCACCGCACTCGCGGTGCTCGGCATCGTGGCGCTGGTCATCGGCGTCGCCGGCGGTCTGGTGGGTCGGAAGACCGCAGAGGTCGTCGAAGCGTTCACCACGTCGAAAGTGACTCTGGAGACCAGCGACAGGCCCCACCTGCCGCCCGGACGGTTCACCGAGGTCGCTGCCGCGGTGGCTGATTCTGTCGTCACCATCGAGGCTTCCAGCGACACCGAGGGCTCGCAGGGCTCCGGTGTCGTCGTCGACGGCCGCGGCTACGTCGTCACCAACAACCACGTGATCTCCGAGGCGGCCACCAACCCCAGCAAGTACAAGCTGGCGGTGGTGTTCAACGACGGCACCGAGGTGCCGGCCAACCTGGTCGGCCGCGATCCCAAGACCGATCTGGCGGTGCTCAAGGTCGACAACGTCGACAACCTCGTCGTCGCCCGGATGGGCGACTCTGAGAAACTCCAGGTCGGTGAAGAGGTGATAGCCGCCGGTGCGCCACTCGGGTTGCGCAGCACGGTCACCACCGGCATCGTCAGCGCGCTCAACCGCCCGGTGCCCCTGTCCGGTGACGGCTCGGACACCGACACCGTCATCGACGGCGTGCAAACCGACGCCTCGATCAACCACGGCAACTCCGGTGGGCCATTGATCAACATGAACGCCGAGGTCATCGGCATCAACACCGCGGGCAAGTCACTGTCGGACAGCGCCAGCGGCCTCGGTTTCGCGATCCCGGTCAACGAGGTCAAGCAGGTCGTCGAGACGTTGATCGAGGCCGGCAAGATCTCCCACCCGACGCTGGGCCTGACAGCCCGATCGGTCAGTAACGACGTGTCCAAGGGCGCGCAGATCGCGAATGTGACCGCCGGCGGACCGGCGGAGCGGGCGGGCATCCTCGAGAACGACGTGGTCGTCAAGGTGGGGGATCGTGAGGTCGCCGACGCCGACGAGTTCGTCGTCGCCGTCCGGCAACTCAGGATCGGCGAGGCCGCACCCATCGAGGTGGTCCGCGACGGCCGCAACGTCACGCTGGAAGTGACCCCCGGCCCGGACACCAGCACGTAG
- a CDS encoding CBS domain-containing protein translates to MASVNRVYAARLAGMVVLGPDGESIGRVRDVVIGISLVRQQPRVLGLVCELLTRRRIFVPILRVTAIEPGAVTLATGNVSLRRFSQRPGEVLVLGQVIETRVRVDDPDLTQLAGIDVVVVDLGIEQTRTRDWLVTRVAVRPQRRLGRRSNVYAVDWQHVHGLTPSGLAMPDQGVAQLLEQFQGQRPVEVADAIRELPVKRRYEVVNALDDERLADVLQELPEDQQVALLRQLKTDRAADVLEAMDPDDAADLLGTMTPADAEQFLRRMDPEDSEDVRRLLAHSPNTAGGLMTSEPVILAPDTTVAEALARVRDPDLTPALASLVFVVRPPTATPTGRYLGCVHLQRLLRDPPAALVSGIVDTDLPSLRPEDSLSAVTRYFAAYNLVCGPVVDDENHLLGAVSVDDVLDHLLPDDWREREAELVIETAERAT, encoded by the coding sequence ATGGCGTCGGTCAACAGGGTCTATGCGGCTCGACTCGCGGGAATGGTCGTGCTCGGCCCCGACGGTGAATCCATCGGCCGGGTCCGTGATGTGGTCATCGGCATCAGCCTCGTCCGCCAACAACCGCGGGTGCTCGGCCTGGTCTGTGAGTTGCTGACCCGCAGAAGAATTTTCGTGCCCATTCTGCGCGTGACCGCCATCGAGCCCGGCGCGGTGACCCTGGCCACCGGCAACGTCTCGCTACGTCGCTTCTCGCAGCGTCCCGGTGAGGTGCTCGTCCTCGGGCAGGTCATCGAAACCCGGGTCCGCGTCGACGATCCCGACCTGACGCAGCTGGCGGGAATCGACGTGGTCGTGGTGGATCTCGGCATCGAGCAGACCCGAACGCGTGACTGGTTGGTCACCAGGGTCGCCGTCCGTCCCCAACGTCGGCTCGGCCGTCGCAGCAATGTGTACGCCGTCGACTGGCAGCACGTGCACGGTCTCACCCCGTCGGGTCTTGCGATGCCCGACCAGGGCGTGGCTCAACTGCTCGAGCAGTTCCAGGGGCAACGACCCGTCGAGGTCGCCGACGCCATCCGCGAGCTGCCGGTCAAGCGCCGCTACGAGGTGGTCAACGCGCTCGACGACGAACGCCTGGCCGACGTGCTGCAGGAGTTGCCCGAGGACCAACAGGTGGCGCTGCTGCGGCAGCTGAAAACCGACCGCGCCGCCGATGTGCTCGAGGCGATGGATCCCGACGACGCCGCCGACCTGCTGGGGACGATGACACCCGCGGATGCCGAGCAGTTCCTGCGCCGGATGGATCCGGAGGACTCCGAGGACGTCCGCCGACTGCTCGCCCACTCGCCGAACACCGCCGGCGGCCTGATGACGTCCGAGCCGGTGATCCTGGCTCCGGACACCACGGTCGCCGAAGCCCTTGCGCGGGTACGGGATCCGGACCTGACGCCGGCGCTGGCATCGCTCGTTTTTGTGGTGCGCCCGCCGACCGCCACTCCCACCGGACGCTATCTGGGGTGCGTCCATCTCCAGCGCCTCCTGCGCGACCCGCCCGCTGCACTGGTCAGTGGGATCGTCGACACCGACCTGCCCAGCCTGCGGCCGGAGGACTCGCTGAGCGCGGTCACCCGATACTTCGCCGCCTACAACCTGGTGTGCGGGCCGGTGGTCGACGACGAGAACCATCTGCTCGGCGCGGTCTCGGTCGACGACGTGCTCGACCACCTGCTGCCCGACGACTGGCGCGAACGTGAGGCCGAACTCGTGATCGAGACCGCCGAGAGGGCGACATGA
- a CDS encoding TetR family transcriptional regulator, whose amino-acid sequence MRSAAADRTALARIRDAAIDEWGRDGFTVGLRRIAEAAGVSAALVIHHFGSKDGLRKVCDDYIADVIRSTKSESIQSSDPATWFAQMAEIEDYAPMMAYLVRSMQAGGDLAKTLWHTMIDNAEQYLEEGVRAGTITPSVDPRARARFLSMSGGGSFLLYLQLHDNPSDLRAVLRDYSEEMLLPALEIYTHGLMRDSTMFDAFMEKREQGIPFTSDEGVHDD is encoded by the coding sequence ATGCGTTCAGCAGCAGCGGACCGAACTGCCCTCGCCCGCATCCGTGACGCCGCGATCGACGAGTGGGGCCGCGACGGCTTCACCGTCGGCCTGCGCCGCATCGCCGAGGCCGCCGGGGTCAGCGCCGCCCTGGTGATCCACCACTTCGGATCCAAGGACGGTTTGCGCAAGGTGTGTGACGACTACATCGCCGACGTCATCCGCTCCACCAAGTCCGAGTCGATCCAGTCCTCCGACCCCGCAACGTGGTTCGCGCAGATGGCCGAGATCGAGGACTACGCGCCGATGATGGCCTACCTGGTGCGCAGCATGCAGGCGGGCGGCGATCTGGCAAAAACTCTGTGGCACACCATGATCGACAACGCTGAGCAGTACCTCGAGGAGGGCGTGCGGGCCGGGACGATCACCCCGAGCGTCGACCCGCGGGCCCGGGCCCGATTCCTGTCGATGAGTGGCGGCGGCAGCTTCCTGCTGTACCTGCAACTGCATGACAACCCCTCCGACTTGCGCGCTGTCCTACGGGACTACAGCGAGGAGATGTTGTTACCCGCTCTGGAGATCTACACCCACGGCCTGATGAGGGACTCGACGATGTTCGACGCCTTCATGGAAAAGCGCGAGCAGGGCATCCCGTTCACCTCGGATGAAGGAGTTCACGATGACTGA